In Arthrobacter sp. B3I4, the following proteins share a genomic window:
- a CDS encoding multicopper oxidase family protein — MPPISRRNALLLGGLGVAGTVAGGAGLWWSLNSREPPVAGEALEQPTALSSAGGALEASLEAAPGLFLLAGRKAGALGYNGGIPGPTLRLRTGDVLRVRLVNKLAEPSNLHLHGLHVSPQGNGDNVFVTVESGSSFDYQYQLPAQQPPGLYWYHPHHHGRVADQVFAGLFGAIIVEDPAPPAVSSDRVLLVSDTTVDGTGNVAYPSLPERVAGREGTLVLVNGQANPRLVARPGERERWRIVNCCVARYLRLRLDGQRLQLLGMDSGRFPSPSDVQEVVLAPGNRAELLVTAAAGESVLRAVRYDRGSMPGMTGRGRRPGPPLGQDGPPDPYGTALATLVVTGEPVATATAAAAPAWPPPPDLRSAVVSARRQLVFATSMGAGAGPGMGMMDFTINGRNFDSGRADLTVAAGTVEEWTLVNRSPMDHPFHLHIWPMQPVAENGRTVETATLRDVVNVPANGQTTVRIAFRDFSGRSVYHCHILDHEDLGMMGVIEVR, encoded by the coding sequence GTGCCGCCGATCAGCCGCCGGAACGCCCTGCTGCTGGGCGGACTCGGCGTGGCCGGCACGGTGGCCGGCGGCGCCGGACTATGGTGGTCCCTCAACTCGCGGGAACCGCCGGTGGCCGGCGAAGCGCTGGAACAGCCGACGGCGCTCAGCAGCGCGGGAGGCGCCTTGGAGGCCAGCCTGGAGGCGGCTCCGGGCCTATTCCTGCTGGCGGGACGGAAAGCGGGAGCGCTGGGCTACAACGGCGGAATTCCGGGTCCTACCCTCAGGCTCCGCACCGGCGACGTGCTGAGGGTGCGGCTGGTCAATAAATTAGCCGAACCCAGCAACCTGCACCTGCACGGACTTCACGTCTCGCCGCAGGGCAATGGTGACAACGTGTTCGTGACCGTGGAGTCGGGCAGCAGCTTCGACTACCAATACCAGCTCCCGGCGCAGCAGCCGCCTGGCCTGTACTGGTACCACCCCCACCACCATGGCAGGGTGGCGGACCAGGTCTTTGCGGGCCTCTTTGGCGCCATCATCGTCGAAGACCCTGCGCCTCCGGCGGTAAGCAGCGACCGAGTCTTGCTGGTCTCGGACACCACCGTGGACGGGACCGGGAACGTTGCCTACCCCTCCCTGCCGGAGCGGGTGGCCGGGCGCGAGGGCACGCTGGTCCTCGTCAACGGCCAAGCCAATCCGCGCCTGGTGGCCCGGCCGGGCGAGCGGGAACGCTGGCGGATTGTGAACTGCTGCGTCGCCCGCTACCTGAGGCTGCGACTGGACGGGCAACGGCTCCAGCTGCTGGGGATGGATTCGGGGCGGTTCCCGTCGCCGTCGGACGTGCAGGAAGTGGTGTTGGCGCCGGGGAATAGGGCGGAGCTGCTCGTCACCGCCGCCGCCGGGGAGTCCGTGCTGCGGGCCGTTCGGTATGACCGCGGGAGCATGCCCGGGATGACCGGGCGCGGCAGGCGGCCAGGCCCTCCGCTTGGACAGGACGGGCCACCGGATCCGTACGGCACAGCCCTCGCCACGCTCGTGGTCACCGGTGAACCTGTCGCCACTGCCACTGCCGCGGCCGCCCCCGCCTGGCCGCCACCGCCGGACCTGCGCTCCGCCGTCGTCAGCGCACGCCGGCAGCTGGTGTTTGCCACCTCAATGGGCGCAGGCGCGGGCCCGGGAATGGGAATGATGGATTTCACTATCAACGGCCGCAACTTTGACTCGGGGAGAGCTGACCTCACCGTAGCCGCCGGAACCGTTGAGGAGTGGACCCTGGTCAACCGCAGCCCGATGGATCACCCGTTCCACTTGCATATCTGGCCGATGCAGCCTGTCGCCGAGAACGGCCGGACGGTGGAAACAGCCACCTTGCGGGACGTGGTCAACGTCCCCGCCAACGGACAGACAACAGTGCGGATTGCGTTCCGGGATTTTTCCGGCCGCTCGGTCTACCACTGCCACATCCTGGACCATGAGGACCTCGGCATGATGGGCGTGATCGAGGTGCGCTAG
- a CDS encoding aromatic acid exporter family protein, with translation MAAATGFDASARFLRGRVRTGFVRSRKSIVPAIQMTACAVGAYAFAEYVLGHTGPLFAATSSLIALGFSREPRLRRVVEVGLGCTIGIAVGDLLLHWLGPGIWTAAVVLLFSILLARFLDSGTIFTTQLGLQSLLVVLLPAPAGGPFTRSIDAVVGGVFALLVTFLIPKDPRREPRNDVKKLLHELAEVLRECSSALTDSDSTQAWHALIRGRNCQPLVDAMRQTLRSSGEVAALAPAYRRYRDELDQLAQSLDFIDLALRNSRVFARRLTSAINHAALSDEATENIAEVLQETAAAIDELGLGLAEVHDGVRRAHLRTARVELSETAGRLHPRLLDVQRLEGETVVMLFRPLMVDLLEAAGVDPREARDILPAL, from the coding sequence ATGGCCGCCGCTACTGGATTCGACGCAAGCGCACGATTCCTCCGCGGCAGGGTCCGCACCGGGTTCGTCCGGAGCCGCAAGTCGATCGTGCCGGCCATTCAGATGACGGCCTGCGCCGTTGGAGCCTACGCTTTCGCCGAGTACGTCCTGGGCCACACCGGGCCGTTGTTCGCCGCGACCTCCTCCCTGATCGCCCTGGGCTTCTCCCGCGAACCGCGGCTGCGCCGGGTGGTGGAAGTGGGCCTGGGCTGCACCATCGGCATTGCCGTGGGCGACCTGCTGCTGCACTGGCTGGGACCGGGAATCTGGACGGCCGCCGTCGTGCTTCTTTTCTCGATTTTACTGGCCCGCTTTCTGGACAGCGGGACAATTTTCACCACCCAGCTGGGCCTGCAGTCGCTGCTGGTGGTGCTGCTGCCCGCGCCCGCCGGCGGGCCCTTTACCCGCAGCATAGACGCCGTGGTTGGCGGTGTGTTTGCGCTGCTCGTGACGTTCCTGATCCCCAAGGATCCACGCCGGGAGCCCCGCAACGACGTCAAGAAGTTGCTGCACGAGCTCGCTGAGGTGCTGCGCGAGTGCTCCTCGGCGCTGACTGACAGCGACTCCACCCAGGCGTGGCACGCCTTGATCCGGGGACGGAACTGCCAGCCGCTGGTCGATGCGATGCGCCAGACGCTGCGCTCTTCCGGTGAGGTCGCCGCGCTGGCCCCTGCGTACCGGCGTTACCGGGATGAGCTGGACCAGCTGGCGCAGTCGCTGGACTTCATCGATTTGGCCCTGCGTAACAGCCGGGTGTTCGCGCGCCGGCTGACCAGCGCGATCAACCACGCCGCGCTTTCCGACGAGGCCACCGAGAACATTGCCGAGGTCCTGCAGGAGACTGCCGCCGCGATCGACGAACTGGGCCTGGGCCTGGCGGAGGTGCACGACGGCGTGCGGCGCGCCCATTTGCGCACCGCCAGGGTGGAGCTGAGCGAGACGGCTGGCAGGCTGCACCCGCGCCTGCTGGACGTGCAGCGGCTGGAAGGCGAAACCGTGGTGATGCTCTTCCGCCCGCTCATGGTGGACCTGCTCGAAGCCGCCGGAGTGGACCCGCGCGAAGCCCGGGACATCCTTCCCGCGCTGTAG
- a CDS encoding acyl-CoA desaturase encodes MTTLADKPETAEAGTTAPVATKKRPGALAETGSPLVRPPAAAHLSDEQVAELGRELDAIKDEILGKRGASDAAYIRRVIKVQRGLELTGRATLLVSKHKAAWVAGTAMLSFAKILENMELGHNILHGQWDWMRDPDIHSTTWDWDFVTPARSWQHTHNDLHHRWTNVVGKDNDIGYNLLRMDPQQEWTPFNLGNPLYNALLAPVFEWGIAIYDLELVDYKEGNKSKEALTKDLKALGRKALKQFTKDYAATPAVAMLTGSGKQALYGTLAANAIRNVWAHAIIFCGHFPDGTDTFTEEMVEGETRGDWYVRQMIGSANISGSKFMHLMSGNLSHQIEHHLFPDLPSNRYGEVAPKVREICERYGLPYNTGPLLKQVGSTWGKIFKLALPPKKA; translated from the coding sequence ATGACCACACTTGCAGATAAACCGGAAACCGCCGAAGCAGGCACCACCGCGCCGGTAGCCACGAAGAAGCGGCCCGGCGCGCTCGCCGAAACGGGCAGCCCGCTGGTCCGGCCCCCCGCAGCGGCACACCTGTCCGATGAGCAGGTCGCCGAGCTGGGCCGCGAGCTCGACGCGATCAAGGACGAAATCCTCGGCAAACGCGGAGCCAGCGACGCGGCGTATATCCGCCGGGTGATCAAGGTCCAGCGCGGACTTGAGCTCACCGGGCGCGCCACCCTTCTGGTGAGCAAGCACAAGGCCGCCTGGGTCGCGGGCACGGCGATGCTGAGCTTCGCCAAGATCCTCGAGAACATGGAGCTGGGCCACAACATCCTGCACGGCCAGTGGGACTGGATGCGTGACCCGGACATCCACTCGACCACCTGGGACTGGGACTTCGTTACCCCGGCCCGCTCCTGGCAGCACACCCACAACGACCTGCACCACCGCTGGACGAACGTTGTCGGCAAAGACAACGACATCGGATACAACCTGCTCCGGATGGACCCGCAGCAGGAGTGGACCCCGTTCAACCTGGGCAACCCGCTCTACAACGCCTTGCTGGCACCGGTCTTCGAATGGGGCATCGCGATCTATGACCTCGAACTCGTGGACTACAAGGAGGGCAACAAGTCCAAGGAGGCTCTCACCAAGGACCTCAAGGCGCTCGGCCGTAAGGCTCTCAAGCAGTTCACCAAGGACTACGCCGCCACGCCCGCCGTGGCCATGCTGACCGGTTCCGGTAAGCAGGCCCTTTACGGCACCCTGGCCGCGAACGCCATCCGCAACGTCTGGGCCCACGCAATCATCTTCTGCGGCCACTTCCCCGACGGCACTGACACCTTCACCGAGGAAATGGTCGAAGGCGAGACTCGCGGCGACTGGTACGTCCGCCAGATGATCGGATCAGCGAACATCTCCGGGTCGAAGTTCATGCACCTGATGAGCGGGAACCTGTCCCACCAGATCGAGCACCACCTCTTCCCGGATCTGCCGTCCAACCGGTACGGCGAGGTGGCCCCCAAGGTGCGCGAAATCTGCGAGCGGTACGGGCTGCCGTACAACACGGGGCCGCTGCTGAAGCAGGTCGGTTCCACCTGGGGCAAGATCTTCAAGCTGGCCCTCCCGCCGAAGAAGGCCTAG
- a CDS encoding MerR family transcriptional regulator, with protein MENELLGIGRLASLSGLPVSALRFYDGAGVLPPSVVDPSSGYRFYHPNQVIHARLAAHLRRVGLPLDDIRTILSEPSRARSIVATHLGRLEAGLADARREISIVHQLLEHEETTMTRCTLAAAELIRALGEVRYAISDDPDQPRLNGVFLDSEPGRLRVVATDRYRLAASSVIMSQQAELHVLLPVAAVDELLASNHTGFLDVVVTGDTITLTGDDGTIQTEVVDVDFPSYRSWLELGDRKVPVDAAALRAALHAGTTETFTRDNDGVAYEVSRLSITSRGVEVGASEDPDALVIGVNRAFLLEALGTGDHQLTLGLDDPIAPLAIRNPDRDGTLSILMPVRLDQPV; from the coding sequence ATGGAGAACGAACTGCTCGGCATCGGCCGGCTGGCATCACTTAGTGGACTGCCCGTAAGTGCGCTGCGCTTCTACGACGGCGCTGGTGTGTTGCCGCCGTCGGTGGTCGACCCGTCTTCCGGGTATCGCTTCTATCATCCGAATCAGGTGATTCACGCTCGGCTCGCGGCGCACCTGCGGCGGGTCGGCCTTCCGCTGGATGACATCCGGACGATCCTGTCTGAACCGTCCCGGGCCCGGTCGATCGTGGCAACTCATCTCGGACGGCTGGAAGCGGGTCTGGCCGACGCCCGCAGGGAGATCTCCATCGTTCATCAGCTACTAGAACACGAGGAGACCACCATGACCCGATGCACGTTGGCTGCCGCCGAACTCATTCGAGCACTCGGAGAAGTCCGGTATGCGATCAGTGACGACCCGGATCAGCCGCGCCTGAACGGGGTTTTCCTCGACAGCGAGCCCGGCCGGCTGCGTGTGGTTGCGACGGATCGGTACCGACTCGCCGCCAGCTCAGTAATAATGTCGCAGCAAGCCGAACTGCATGTGCTGCTGCCCGTGGCAGCGGTTGATGAATTGCTCGCCAGTAACCACACGGGGTTTCTGGATGTCGTCGTGACCGGCGACACGATCACCCTGACCGGTGATGACGGCACCATCCAGACGGAGGTCGTCGACGTCGACTTCCCGTCGTATCGCAGCTGGCTCGAACTCGGCGACCGCAAAGTCCCCGTCGATGCCGCGGCTTTGAGGGCCGCACTCCATGCAGGTACGACCGAGACCTTCACCCGAGACAACGACGGTGTCGCCTACGAAGTGAGCCGGCTCAGCATCACCTCAAGGGGAGTGGAGGTCGGCGCATCCGAAGACCCTGACGCGCTCGTAATCGGCGTCAACCGCGCGTTCCTCCTGGAGGCGCTCGGGACCGGCGACCACCAGCTCACCCTCGGCCTGGACGATCCGATCGCGCCGCTGGCAATCCGCAACCCAGACCGGGACGGCACACTGTCAATCCTGATGCCCGTCCGCCTCGACCAGCCGGTCTGA
- the radA gene encoding DNA repair protein RadA — translation MATKTSRAAKAPGYKCAECGWTTAKWVGRCGECQAWGTVEETGAAVARTTAASTVLEPARRIADVDATTAAFLPTGVDELDRVLGGGLVPGAVILLAGEPGVGKSTLLLDVAAKFARTAQDVLYVTGEESAAQVKLRADRIDAVAESLYLSAETDLGQALGQVEKLEPRLLIVDSVQTLSSADVEGSAGGVSQVREVAASLIAAAKRRNMTTLLVGHVTKDGSIAGPRLLEHLVDVVCQFEGERHSRLRLLRAVKNRYGPTDDVGCFDLNEDGIVGLADPSGLFVSRTKEPVSGTCITVTLEGRRPLLAEVQSLLAESANAQPRRATSGLDSSRVAMLLAVLQQRAGCLLQKDDSYVATVGGVKLSEPATDLAVALAVASAKAKKPLPQRLIAFGEVGLAGEVRPVPGINQRIQEAHRLGFTHAVVPASPNGPGPVPAGFSVREVGHLAEALGLLIG, via the coding sequence ATGGCAACAAAGACTTCCCGAGCCGCCAAGGCGCCGGGCTATAAGTGCGCGGAATGCGGCTGGACCACGGCGAAATGGGTAGGCCGGTGCGGCGAGTGCCAGGCGTGGGGCACCGTCGAGGAAACCGGCGCTGCTGTGGCCCGCACGACGGCGGCGTCCACCGTGCTGGAGCCCGCCCGCCGGATTGCCGACGTCGATGCCACCACGGCAGCATTCCTGCCGACCGGCGTGGACGAGCTGGACCGGGTGCTGGGCGGCGGCCTGGTCCCCGGCGCCGTCATCCTGCTTGCGGGCGAGCCCGGGGTGGGCAAGTCAACCCTGCTGCTGGATGTCGCTGCCAAGTTCGCCCGTACCGCCCAGGACGTCTTGTATGTCACCGGCGAGGAGTCGGCGGCGCAGGTGAAGCTGCGGGCGGACCGGATCGACGCCGTCGCCGAATCGCTCTATCTGTCGGCCGAAACCGATCTCGGCCAGGCGTTGGGTCAGGTGGAAAAACTGGAACCACGGCTGCTGATCGTGGACTCGGTCCAGACGCTGAGCAGTGCCGATGTTGAAGGCAGCGCCGGCGGGGTTTCCCAGGTCCGTGAAGTGGCGGCTTCCCTGATCGCCGCCGCCAAGCGCCGCAACATGACCACCCTGCTGGTGGGGCACGTCACCAAAGACGGTTCCATCGCGGGGCCCAGGCTGCTGGAGCACCTGGTGGACGTGGTCTGCCAGTTCGAGGGCGAGCGCCACTCCCGGCTGCGGTTGCTGCGTGCGGTGAAGAACCGCTACGGACCCACGGACGACGTCGGCTGCTTTGACTTGAACGAGGACGGCATCGTCGGCCTGGCCGATCCCAGCGGCTTGTTCGTCTCACGCACGAAGGAACCGGTGTCCGGAACCTGCATCACGGTGACCCTCGAGGGCCGCCGGCCGCTACTGGCCGAGGTGCAGTCGCTGCTGGCCGAAAGCGCCAACGCGCAGCCGCGCCGGGCAACCAGCGGGCTGGACAGCTCCAGGGTGGCGATGCTGCTGGCCGTGCTGCAGCAGCGCGCCGGTTGCCTGCTGCAAAAGGACGACTCTTACGTGGCCACCGTGGGCGGGGTGAAGCTGAGCGAGCCGGCAACGGATCTGGCCGTGGCGCTGGCCGTTGCCTCCGCGAAGGCCAAGAAGCCGCTCCCCCAGCGGCTCATCGCCTTTGGTGAGGTGGGCCTGGCCGGCGAGGTGCGTCCGGTGCCCGGGATCAACCAGCGCATCCAGGAGGCTCACCGGCTGGGCTTCACGCATGCGGTGGTGCCGGCGAGCCCGAATGGGCCCGGCCCGGTTCCCGCCGGCTTCTCGGTCCGCGAGGTGGGCCACCTGGCTGAAGCCCTGGGCCTGCTGATCGGCTGA
- a CDS encoding copper-translocating P-type ATPase gives MEHQHNGQTEQLPASHRPAGQGRSGHAGHDGPPQSARDDDHAVHSHGQHAGHSVAMFKNRFWLTLALAVPVVFFSPMFGQLLGYQPPDFPGAAWIPPVLGTVVFFYGGQPFLKGGLSELTSRRPGMMLLIGMAITVAFVASWATSLGLGGFDLDFWWELALLVAIMLLGHWIEMRALGSAQGALDALAALLPDEAERITGAGTETVSVSDLAPGNVILVRPGGRMPADGAVTEGQAEFDESMITGESKTVLRSPGDAVVAGTIATDNSVRVRVSAIGEDTALAGIQRLVAEAQASSSRAQALADRAAAFLFYFAAGAGIITFIAWTLLGSVADAVERTVTVLVIACPHALGLAIPLVIAISTERAARAGVLIKNRMALERMRTVDVVLFDKTGTLTKGAPEVRAVAAAQGTDRDQVLALAAAVEADSEHPVARAIVNAARDIGREIPTATSFTSLTGRGVRASIDGRELYVGGPALLRELDAAEPAELAATTSVWVERGAAVLHLIEGNRVLGAVSLEDAVRPESRQAVAALQHRGIKVAMITGDARQVALAVAAELNIDEVFAEVLPADKDKKVAELQGRGLKVAMVGDGVNDSPALARAEVGIAIGGGTDVAVESAGVVLAGNDPRAVLSMVDLSRASYRKMWQNLIWATGYNIIAVPLAAGALAFAGIVLSPAAGAVLMSASTVVVAMNAQLLRRLKLNPAQAS, from the coding sequence ATGGAACACCAACACAATGGACAAACGGAACAACTGCCCGCCAGCCACCGACCCGCAGGTCAAGGCCGCAGCGGCCACGCGGGCCACGACGGCCCGCCGCAGTCTGCACGGGACGATGACCATGCCGTCCACAGCCACGGCCAGCACGCGGGCCACAGCGTGGCCATGTTCAAGAACCGGTTCTGGCTGACGCTCGCGCTGGCGGTCCCCGTGGTTTTCTTCAGCCCCATGTTCGGGCAACTCCTCGGCTACCAGCCGCCGGATTTTCCCGGCGCGGCCTGGATTCCTCCGGTGCTCGGCACAGTGGTCTTCTTCTACGGCGGCCAGCCGTTCCTCAAAGGCGGGCTTTCCGAGTTGACCTCACGCCGCCCGGGAATGATGCTGCTGATCGGCATGGCCATCACCGTGGCTTTCGTCGCCTCCTGGGCGACCAGCCTGGGCCTGGGCGGTTTCGACCTGGATTTCTGGTGGGAACTGGCGCTCTTGGTGGCGATCATGCTGCTCGGCCACTGGATCGAGATGCGCGCCCTCGGCTCCGCACAGGGGGCACTCGACGCGCTGGCCGCCCTGCTGCCGGATGAGGCGGAACGCATCACCGGAGCAGGAACCGAGACGGTGAGCGTTTCGGACCTCGCTCCCGGAAACGTAATCCTGGTTCGCCCGGGCGGCCGAATGCCCGCGGATGGTGCGGTGACGGAGGGCCAGGCCGAGTTCGACGAGTCTATGATCACCGGTGAATCCAAAACGGTTCTCCGCTCCCCCGGTGATGCCGTCGTCGCCGGCACGATCGCCACGGACAACAGCGTCCGCGTCCGCGTGTCGGCAATCGGGGAGGACACTGCGCTGGCGGGAATCCAGCGCCTGGTCGCCGAAGCCCAGGCGTCGTCCTCCCGGGCGCAGGCCCTTGCCGACCGGGCCGCGGCCTTTCTGTTCTACTTCGCCGCGGGAGCCGGCATCATCACCTTTATCGCCTGGACCCTGCTCGGCAGCGTCGCCGACGCCGTTGAGCGAACCGTCACAGTGCTGGTGATCGCCTGCCCGCACGCCCTGGGGCTGGCCATCCCGCTGGTCATCGCCATCTCCACCGAGCGGGCCGCCCGCGCCGGAGTGCTGATCAAGAACCGGATGGCGCTGGAGCGGATGCGCACCGTCGACGTCGTACTCTTCGACAAGACCGGAACCCTCACCAAGGGCGCCCCCGAGGTCCGGGCCGTGGCAGCCGCGCAGGGCACCGACCGGGATCAGGTCCTCGCGCTGGCCGCCGCGGTGGAAGCGGACAGCGAGCACCCGGTGGCCCGTGCAATTGTCAACGCCGCTCGCGACATCGGACGGGAGATCCCGACAGCTACCTCGTTCACTTCACTGACCGGCCGGGGAGTGCGCGCCAGCATCGACGGCAGGGAACTCTACGTCGGCGGGCCGGCCCTGCTTCGCGAACTGGACGCCGCTGAACCGGCGGAGCTCGCTGCCACGACATCTGTATGGGTTGAGCGGGGCGCTGCCGTGCTGCACCTGATCGAGGGAAACCGCGTGCTCGGGGCGGTCAGCCTCGAGGATGCCGTCCGCCCGGAGTCCCGCCAGGCTGTCGCGGCCCTGCAGCACCGCGGCATCAAGGTAGCAATGATCACCGGCGACGCCCGGCAGGTGGCCCTGGCGGTCGCCGCCGAGCTGAACATTGACGAGGTCTTCGCCGAGGTGCTCCCGGCGGACAAGGACAAGAAGGTTGCCGAGTTGCAGGGTCGCGGCCTGAAGGTGGCGATGGTGGGCGACGGCGTCAACGACTCCCCGGCGCTGGCCCGGGCGGAGGTGGGCATCGCGATCGGCGGCGGTACCGATGTGGCGGTTGAGTCCGCCGGGGTGGTCCTGGCCGGCAACGACCCGAGGGCGGTGCTGTCCATGGTCGATCTGTCACGGGCCAGCTACCGGAAGATGTGGCAGAACCTGATCTGGGCGACCGGCTACAACATCATCGCCGTGCCGCTGGCGGCCGGGGCCCTGGCCTTCGCCGGGATCGTCCTCTCCCCCGCAGCCGGCGCCGTGCTGATGTCCGCCTCGACAGTGGTGGTCGCGATGAACGCGCAGCTGCTGCGGCGGCTGAAGCTGAACCCTGCCCAGGCCAGCTGA
- a CDS encoding class I SAM-dependent methyltransferase codes for MGTETNNPSFGRSYARAGPRMDARGAAAHRCRLVQAAHGAVVEIGAGYGATFPFYPAAVTRVLALEPDPTLRRLALVAAATAPVPVTVLDGVAESLPAADASIDVVVASLVLCSVAKPAAVLAEAVRVLKPGGLLLFYEHVRSERRVLAFAEDLLTPLWSRLAGGCHPNRDTTASIERAGLAIRSVERFGFSVLPGNPPLAHVLGTAVKA; via the coding sequence GTGGGCACCGAAACTAACAATCCGTCATTCGGGCGGTCCTATGCGCGGGCCGGTCCACGGATGGATGCCAGGGGTGCCGCGGCCCACCGGTGCCGGCTGGTGCAGGCAGCGCACGGGGCGGTCGTTGAAATAGGGGCCGGCTACGGTGCCACGTTCCCGTTCTACCCGGCCGCCGTCACACGGGTGCTGGCGCTGGAACCGGACCCCACGCTCCGCAGGCTGGCACTGGTTGCGGCAGCCACCGCCCCGGTGCCGGTCACGGTCCTGGACGGCGTGGCGGAGTCGCTGCCCGCTGCGGACGCCTCGATCGACGTCGTCGTCGCGAGCCTGGTGCTCTGCAGTGTGGCGAAACCCGCCGCGGTCCTGGCGGAAGCCGTCCGGGTGCTCAAGCCAGGCGGGCTGCTGCTGTTCTATGAGCATGTCCGCTCCGAGCGCCGGGTGCTGGCATTCGCCGAAGACCTGCTGACCCCGCTGTGGAGCAGGCTGGCCGGCGGCTGCCATCCCAACCGGGACACCACAGCCAGCATCGAGCGGGCAGGCCTGGCCATCCGGTCGGTTGAGCGCTTCGGCTTTTCGGTCCTGCCCGGCAACCCGCCGCTGGCCCACGTGCTTGGCACAGCGGTCAAGGCCTGA
- a CDS encoding SHOCT domain-containing protein, producing MMRGYGQNLWWMWLWGVLLLVGIAALVLLAVRVFGGSGRGWETGPGHAGPSGQPGISGRHPGIAGGRSTARLILDERFAKGELTAEQYREYVKELGEGP from the coding sequence ATGATGCGGGGGTACGGGCAGAACCTGTGGTGGATGTGGCTTTGGGGCGTGCTGCTGCTAGTCGGGATCGCGGCGCTCGTGCTGCTCGCGGTGCGGGTCTTCGGCGGAAGCGGGCGCGGCTGGGAAACCGGGCCGGGACATGCCGGCCCCTCCGGCCAACCGGGGATTTCCGGCCGGCATCCGGGCATCGCCGGAGGCAGGAGCACTGCCCGGCTGATCCTCGACGAGCGTTTTGCCAAAGGTGAGCTGACGGCAGAGCAGTACCGCGAATACGTGAAGGAACTTGGCGAGGGGCCCTAG
- a CDS encoding ferredoxin reductase yields MIRLRKLARAASLLTTPLAPEDILSLFNPVYSARQLRGVVTRVVPETADSATIFFRPGRGWQAHRAGQWARIGVELNGVRHWRSYSLSAPAGEDPAITVTDMGAVSGVLVRTTKPGDVLFLAPPQGDFVLPEHPRPLLMLTAGSGITPVMSMIRTLVPRRPDADVVLIHTARTAEEAIFREELAELADQFPNFKVTHWFSGERGRLDFGTPAELDRLCPDWRNRAAYACGPEGFLDDAEALWESRTAPENTDAGLTIERFSTSLAGGEGHDGGLVTFEASDREVDADGDTPLLDVGEDAGVLMPSGCRMGICHSCLTPLRAGQVRDLRTGEVHGEPGQLIQTCVSAAAGPVNLEL; encoded by the coding sequence ATGATCCGGCTCCGTAAGCTGGCGCGCGCCGCATCTCTGCTGACCACCCCGCTAGCTCCAGAAGACATTCTGTCGCTATTCAACCCCGTGTATTCCGCCCGCCAGTTGCGCGGCGTGGTCACTCGGGTGGTCCCGGAAACGGCCGATTCCGCCACAATTTTCTTCCGTCCCGGCCGAGGCTGGCAAGCGCACCGCGCCGGCCAGTGGGCCCGCATTGGCGTCGAGCTCAACGGTGTGCGCCACTGGCGGTCCTACTCGCTCAGCGCCCCCGCTGGCGAGGACCCGGCCATCACCGTCACGGACATGGGTGCCGTCTCCGGTGTCTTGGTCCGGACCACCAAGCCCGGCGACGTTCTCTTCCTGGCGCCGCCGCAGGGCGACTTCGTCCTCCCGGAGCATCCGCGTCCGCTGCTCATGCTCACCGCAGGCAGTGGCATCACCCCGGTGATGTCAATGATCCGTACGCTGGTCCCGCGCCGGCCGGATGCCGATGTCGTTCTCATTCACACGGCACGGACCGCCGAGGAGGCGATCTTCCGTGAGGAGCTGGCCGAACTCGCGGACCAGTTTCCCAACTTCAAGGTCACCCACTGGTTCAGCGGGGAACGCGGCCGGCTGGACTTCGGCACGCCCGCGGAGTTGGACCGGCTGTGCCCGGACTGGCGGAACCGCGCGGCCTACGCCTGCGGCCCGGAAGGTTTCCTGGACGACGCCGAGGCGCTTTGGGAATCCCGGACAGCGCCGGAGAACACCGACGCAGGCCTGACGATCGAACGCTTCAGCACCAGCCTCGCCGGCGGTGAGGGGCACGACGGCGGACTGGTCACCTTCGAGGCCTCCGACCGTGAAGTCGACGCCGACGGTGATACCCCGTTGCTCGACGTCGGCGAAGACGCCGGGGTGCTGATGCCCAGCGGCTGCAGGATGGGGATCTGCCACAGCTGCCTTACCCCGCTCCGGGCCGGCCAGGTCCGCGACCTGCGCACGGGCGAAGTCCACGGCGAGCCCGGCCAACTAATCCAGACGTGTGTCTCGGCAGCCGCCGGACCCGTTAACCTCGAGCTCTGA